The DNA segment GCACCGCCCCGCCCAGCGTTGCGCCCACCAGCATCCATAGCAGGCCCGGCAGGTAGCCGAACTGCGCCGCGAGGACGGGTCCCACGAGCGGACCGGGGCCCGCGATCGCCGCGAAATGATGGCCAAACACCACCCAGCGATTCGTGCGCACGTAGTCGTGTCCGTCGGCATGCACCTGCGCCGGCGTCGCGCGCAGCTCATCGATCGTAAGCACCTTCGCCATCAGCCACGCCGAGTGGAAGCGGTAGCTGAGCGCGAACACGCACGCCGCCGCCACGACCATCCAAAGCGCGTTCACCGGCTCGCCGCGCGACCAGGCCAGCACCGCCACCGCGGCTGCGCCCGAAAGCGCCACCACCGCCCAACCCAGGCAGCGCCAGGGCGCGCGCGAGGACGAAGATCGATCAACCGAGGACATAAGAAAGGGGTGTGCGGGCGGGCGACACCGGCTCAGCCGGGCTCACCGCGGGCCGCGGTTGTGGGGTTGGACACTCGATCACAGCTTCCGCCCGGCGCAAGGCCCCTGCGTGTCACCACGCCCCCGGAGACTCGCTCTCACTGTCACGCAATACGTGACACTTGTCCGGGCCATCGCGCGACATGTTTCTGTCGTAAGCTTTTCGCCAGTATATTTTTGCAGAGCGATCTGGTCCGCGGAGCGCCGCGGCGAGTGTCACGTATTGCGTGACACTTTTGGCGGGCGGACTCAGCGCGCCTCGATCACCAGCGGCGACACGCGGGTGCCCTCCTTGACCTTGTCGCCGGGGTAGACGATGAGCCGGTCGCCGGGGTTCAGGCCCGAGAGAATTTCGGTTTCGACGCCATTGGTGCGGCCGATCTGGACCGTGCGCTGGCGCGCCCGCCCGCCGTCGATCACGAACGTCTGCCAGGTGCCGCCGCGCTGGAACAGGGCGCCGGCGGGGGCGTGCAGCGCGTCGGGTTTCTCCCAGGTGACGATCCGGGCCTCGACGCGGTAGCTGTCGCCGAGCGTGGGGCGCTGCGCCACGGGATCAGTGAAGTCGGCGATCACGTACACGCGCTGCTCCTCGACGCCGAGGGCGGAGATCTTGGTGAACGCGGAGGGCTCAACCAGCCGCACACGGGCGTTGAGCGGGGTGTCGCCGCCCCAGCGTTCGAGCAGGACGCGCGCGCCGGGCCGGATGGCGACGCCATCGCGGGAGAGGACCTCGATCCTGACTTCGAGATCGGTCGGATCGCCGATCTCAAGGAGAGGAAAACCGGCGGGCACGACACGCGCGCTCTCCTGAAACACGCGCAGAATGCGGCCATCGACGGGGGACGTGAGCTGCAGCGGCGGCAGCGAGCCGCCGTCAGTCGGCCGGCCGCGCGTGAGCAGCGCGCGCGCCTGCTCCAACTCGTAGGCGGCGACCTTCACAGCGAACTCGCCGGCGCGCGCGTCCTGCGCCGCGGTGTCCGCGCGCATCTGCGCCAGATCAAATTCCTGGGCGGAGGCCACGCGCTGTTCGCGCAGCACCCGGGCGCGCTCAAATTCCGCGGCGGCGAGCTTCGCCGCCGCGGCGGCACGGTCGCGCTGGGCGACGGCGGCATCGCGGGCGGCCTCCGCGCCGCGAATCCGCGCCTCCGCCTGCGCGAGCAGCCGGGCATCGAGAAAATCTGCGCCGCTGGACTCGAGCACCGCGAGCAACGTTTGGCCGGCCACGACGGGCGCGCCTGCTTTCCAGTCGATGCGCTGCAACTGTCCACCCACCGGCGCGGAAACGACGTAGCGGTTGCGCACGCGGGTCATGCCTTCCTCGTCCACGGTTACGATCATGGCGCCGCGCTGGACCACGCCGGACTCGACTGGAATCGCGCGCGGCCAGAGCCCGATCACGATCAGCAGCACGAGGAGAACACCGCCGACCAGCGGCAGCCGTCGACGCCACAGGGGCGCAGATGAGGGAGGCATGGAAAAAGTGAAAGTGAGAGTGAGAGTGAGAGTGACGGCGAGAGGGAGGGTGAACGTGAGGGGCGGAGATGAGGGTGAAGCCTGCGTTAGTCGTTCATGCCTGTCTGGGCACTTTCACTTTCACTCTCACTTTTACTTTTCAATCCACCCCCTTCAAGGCGGTGGCGAGATCGATGTCGGCGAGTTTGCGGGCGGCGAAGAGGGCGGAGGCGGCGGACGCGAGGGCGACGACGAGGACGGCGAAGGCGTAGTTGGCGGCGGTGAGCACGAGCGGGAGCCGGACCGTCTCGGTGTTGACGGTGGCGATGATGACGCGCGCCATGCCGGAGCCAAGGACCAGCCCGAGGGGCAACGCGATGAGGGTGAGAATCACCAGCTCGCCGACGAGCACCGCGCCGACTTCGGCCCGGGTGAAGCCGAGCACGCGCAACGTGGCGAGCTCCCGCGCCCGCTCGGAGAGCGAGATGCGCGCGCTGTTGTAGATGATCCCGAACGCCACGATTGTTGCGAAAACCAGGTAGAGCTTTTGCAGCAAGCCGATGCTTTGCGCGGTGGTCTGGCGGAAGCCCTCGCGTAATGAGTCTTTGATGACGCAGCCGCCGATCCGGGGCGTCTCCTTGACGGCGGCGGTGAAGTCGCGCCAGCGGCCGGCGGCGATGATGAGATGCGCGCCGGTGATCTGGTCGCCCTCGAGCAGGAGCCGGTTGAGCGCGTGGATCTCCATGTAAGCGGCGGTGCCCGCAAAGTCGTCGGCGAGGCCGACCACCGGCACCACGATCTCGCGTTCGCGGCCCTCGAGCACATGGGCCACGACCTCGTCGCCGGGCTTCACGCCGAGGACGTCGGCGAGCTTGGCCGACATCACGATTCCACGCGGCGGCAGCGTGAGCTGTTCCGGCGTGGCGTTGATCACGCGGCTGAGGGTGCCGCGTTCCGGCAGGCCCTGGATGAGGATGCGGCGCTTGATCGGACCGGCGCGGAGCTCGACGGGCACGTAGCGAAACGGTTCGGCGAGCACGACGCCCGGCAGGTGGGCAAAGTCGGCGAGGGCGCGTGCGGGGCCCGGCTCCACCAGCGACAACGTGACGGTCTGCCGCTGGATGACGTCCCACTGGAAATCGATCACGTAGGAGATCCCGTCCCGAAAGGCGTTCGGCACGATCAGAATCCCGGTGGCGAGCGCGAGGGCCACGCAGGTCAATGCGCTCCGGAACGGCCGGCGCTCGATGTTGCGCAGCGCCATGCGGAAGGAGGCGCTGAACCAGCGTGCGGCGCCCAGGCGCTCGAGCAACGCGGGGCGAAAGTGCGCCGGCGCCTCGGGCCGCATCGCTTCCGCCGGCGGCAGCCGGACCGCGCGCCGGACCGCCCCGGCGACGCCGACAAAGGCCGCGAGCGAGCTCACGCCCGCCGCCGCCACGAGCACGCGTGAATCCAGGAGGAACTCGAGCTGTGGAAACCGAAAGAACAGATGGTACATCTCGACGAGCCGGTGCCCCATGAGAATGCCCGTGATCGTCCCGAGGGCGACGCCGACCACGACGATCGCGAGGGAGAACTTGAAGTAGTGCAGGCCGACCTGCGCGTTGCTGAAGCCGCACGCCTTGAGCATGGCGATCTGCTCGCGCTGCAGCGCGATCTGCCGGCTCATGACGGAATTCGTCATGAACGCGGCAACGCTGAGAAACACGACCGGGAAGGCGATCGAGAGCCCCTGCAGAACGCGCAGTTCGTCGTTCACGCGCCGGTTCGACGGATGGTCGCCCCGGCCGTAGGCGCCGCGTGCGCCGTAGGGCATGAGCACGCGGTCCACCGCGGCGATGACCCGGGGTTCCGAGGCGCCGGGCGCGAGCGTGAGCGCCACCGAATCGAACGCGCCGTAGAGTTGAAAGGCCGTGGCGAGCTCCTTGTACGGCATCCAGAACACGCCGTACGTCTTGTTGTCGGGCAACGCCGCGCCGGGCGGCGCC comes from the Opitutus sp. ER46 genome and includes:
- a CDS encoding HlyD family efflux transporter periplasmic adaptor subunit, with the translated sequence MPPSSAPLWRRRLPLVGGVLLVLLIVIGLWPRAIPVESGVVQRGAMIVTVDEEGMTRVRNRYVVSAPVGGQLQRIDWKAGAPVVAGQTLLAVLESSGADFLDARLLAQAEARIRGAEAARDAAVAQRDRAAAAAKLAAAEFERARVLREQRVASAQEFDLAQMRADTAAQDARAGEFAVKVAAYELEQARALLTRGRPTDGGSLPPLQLTSPVDGRILRVFQESARVVPAGFPLLEIGDPTDLEVRIEVLSRDGVAIRPGARVLLERWGGDTPLNARVRLVEPSAFTKISALGVEEQRVYVIADFTDPVAQRPTLGDSYRVEARIVTWEKPDALHAPAGALFQRGGTWQTFVIDGGRARQRTVQIGRTNGVETEILSGLNPGDRLIVYPGDKVKEGTRVSPLVIEAR
- a CDS encoding FtsX family ABC transporter permease; the protein is MSLLDRKLLRDLRALKSQALAVALVMASGLAMMIMTRSLMLSLETTRHAYYEEHRFAQVFAQLKRAPNAVRDELAAIPGVAAVETGIARQVTLDVPGLVEPAVGLINSLPEYGERTLNRPYLRTGRLPLGGETRREIAVSEAFADAHGLRPGDKISAVLNGAKQTFTVSGVVLSPEFVFEAPPGAALPDNKTYGVFWMPYKELATAFQLYGAFDSVALTLAPGASEPRVIAAVDRVLMPYGARGAYGRGDHPSNRRVNDELRVLQGLSIAFPVVFLSVAAFMTNSVMSRQIALQREQIAMLKACGFSNAQVGLHYFKFSLAIVVVGVALGTITGILMGHRLVEMYHLFFRFPQLEFLLDSRVLVAAAGVSSLAAFVGVAGAVRRAVRLPPAEAMRPEAPAHFRPALLERLGAARWFSASFRMALRNIERRPFRSALTCVALALATGILIVPNAFRDGISYVIDFQWDVIQRQTVTLSLVEPGPARALADFAHLPGVVLAEPFRYVPVELRAGPIKRRILIQGLPERGTLSRVINATPEQLTLPPRGIVMSAKLADVLGVKPGDEVVAHVLEGREREIVVPVVGLADDFAGTAAYMEIHALNRLLLEGDQITGAHLIIAAGRWRDFTAAVKETPRIGGCVIKDSLREGFRQTTAQSIGLLQKLYLVFATIVAFGIIYNSARISLSERARELATLRVLGFTRAEVGAVLVGELVILTLIALPLGLVLGSGMARVIIATVNTETVRLPLVLTAANYAFAVLVVALASAASALFAARKLADIDLATALKGVD